The region CCCTTTAAATTTGATTCACTTTATACTTAATGTCAAGAAAAATTACTTTGTTTTGATTCAACAAGCAGCATCTTTTACTTGACCTAAACGAACCATAGGCTATACTTTACTATATGATTTTACTCATTTTGAGGTGCTACCTCCTTCTCCTTATTGGACAGGAATTTGATGCTCCTGCTGTGTCTGACCCTTTAATAGAGGAGCTACAAAGTTTGGAGTCCCATCCGATTGACATTAACAAAGCTAAAAAGGAAGATTTTCTTAAGATATACTGGGTTTCACCTGGGCTTGCAGAGTCCATTATTAAGACGAGAAAAGAAGTTGGCAGCTTTGATAAGATTGAGGATTTGAGAAAGGTACAGGGTGTGACAGATGAGCTTTTAGAGTGCATCCGTCCCTATATAACGGTTAAACTACAACGGCAACAAATTTTGGAGGTTAGACCTCAAATTGAACTCAGGTCAAGGGTTCAACAGACTTTTCCTAAAGTTAAAGGTAATTGGCCGGGTAGCCCAATAAAATCTTACCAGAGGCTTAAATTAAGTAGTAAAAATATTTCTGGATTTGCACTTCTTGAGAAAGACCCCTACGAAGCATCGTATTCAGACTTTGCCACTTATGGAATAATGGTGCAGGCGCTCCCAATGGCTCAAAAGATTATACTTGGCGATTACAGGCTTGAATTTGGTGAAGGTCTATTGTTTGGCTTTCCTCCTATTGTTACTTTCAAGCAGCAGGGTGTAATTAAAGGGAAAGAGCGGGGACTTCAACTATACACTATTACTGGTGAAAATACATATTTACATGGTGTAGCAGTAGAGTCCAAATCCTATCGTGGGATTAAGAATTTCGTAATCCTATCAAATACAAAAATTGATAATGGTGGTGGCGTATCGCAATACGCCCCTACCATCTATGATTATGAAGGAGACCACTCAACTGAGTCAGGCGAAGCTAAAAAAGACAGAGTAAGAGAGTGGCTGATTGGGACAAGATTTGAGTACCATGGTCCAATTAAACTTGGGCTTACATGGTATAAAAATACGCATTTCTTAAATCCAGAAGAGGTTAGACCTCAAGGCACTAAAATAGGGACTCATAGCTTATGGAGTGTGAGTAGTTCAACCTCATTAGCTGGATTTGAGGTGTTACCTCTTAACTGGTTTAGTGAATTTGGCTGGTGTGATAAAAGTTGGGCAACAGTGCTTGGTACAGAATACGGGAAAGAAAAATTAAGACTTGGCACTCTATTTAGATATTATCCACCCGATTTCCCTGTGTTCCATTCGGCACCATTTTCTGACAGCTACAAGCTTGCTGAAAAAGGTAATTATCTATATGGAGCGTATCAGATTTCAAAATACACAAAATTAACAGGCTATACAGATTATTGCACACGATATTCTACTGAGTTACCAACTTTGCATGCTGAACATTCTATTGAGTTACAGCATAAGTTTACACCGCATTTTTGGCTTACAAGTAGATACTCTTTTAAAAAGGTAGAGGTATCACCTCGAGGTGAGTCTGAATGCAAATGGTTTAGATTACAAGCAGATATTGAAGCCGCCAAACTTAATATGAGAGTCAGACTTGATAGAGGCTATGAGGCTGGGTCTCAAGAGGTTAGACCTCAAGGTGAGCTTTTGTACGGCGATATAGGAGTTAAGTTTTCAAAATACTTATCATTTACTACGAGGTTGATTTTATTTGATTCTGAACTCGACAAGTTTGGTCTTTATGAGTATGAGCAAGACTTACCAGGTCTTATGACAAACCAGTTTATAAGTGATAAAGGGACAAGACTATATTTGCTTTTGAAAAATAGAATTGCATCCAGCTACACGGTTACTGTGAAATATGCAATAACATCAAAGATAGCTAAGCCCGTGACACAAAAATACGGCATCCAATTTGATTTAGAGCACTAATCAATTTTGCTTGGTAGAGAGAATAACAACCAATAAAATAATTATAGTGGTGGCTTTTGCAAAATAAAAAGAACCGTCCCCATTATTTAGGGCAGTAATCAGCTTCTCAAATGTTTTATAAGTTCAGTGATTTGCTCAGCAGTTCCCTGATTGGTTTCTTGAATGCCCACTGGAATGATGGGTACTTTTGCTGTATGAGTGAGAAAGAGGGCTCCTCGCTTAACTTCTTGCATCTCTTTTGTTAATCTAACACCACCCTCAGGGAAAATTCCTATCACTTTTCCATTCTTTAACATACTTAATGCTTTTTTGAGCGCTTTTATTGCTTGTACAGAGTCAACTGGAATACAACCTATTCTGGATAAGAATGCTCCGACTACGGGTTTTTCAAACAGGTAAGATGCAACTAAAAATGTAATTTTTTCTTTAAATGAAGCAATTAAAACAAGGCCATCAATCACACTGATATGATTTGATACAATAATATAGGCGCCCTTTCCCAAGACATTCTCTACCCTTCTTATCTTAAGTGAGCAAAATATTATAAGGACTATTCGAGTAGCCAGGCGAACTATGTAATAAAAAACTGGTTTGCTATTTTGGTGTTTCATTTGGAAGATAATACTCCAACTTTGCTATTTTGCAAATAAAATAATAGGCGCCTTGCCCTTGTATGATGCGTGGGATACCCCTCGCGCTGCAAAAATATCCCGGATATACACGGACAGTGACTGGATTTTATGGAAGAATAAAAAATGGGGAAACTCCAAAGGTTTATTTTACTTGACAAAGGCAGTGAATGTCCAATATAATGGATGAGTGCTTTTTTTATTAGTATTTTTTACTTTTACAGTTCAAGGCGATACCTCCCCTAAGCGGTTCCTTTATGGAGTAAATGTAGAACATGGTGAGAACTTGACACAGGTAGCAGAAAAACTTTATGCCCAAGGTATAATAGAACACAAATTTTGGTTTAAGGTGTGGGCTAAAGTTACAAACCAAGACCGTAATATTAAGGCTGGTTACTACATTTTTAAAAAGCCTACCCCAATTCGTGAAGCGTTAAGAACACTTGTTGAGGGCAGGAATGCAGGTATAAGAGTTACAATCCCTGAAGGTGCAACACTTCGTGAAATTGCGTGGCTATTCAGGAGATATGGGGGAGTCAATAAAGAAGAGTTTATTAGGCTTGCACATGACACTTCTTATATAAGAAGCTTTGGTATACAAGCGAGCTCCCTTGAGGGCTACCTTTTTCCGAAGACTTATTTTATTCCATATGGAACGAATCCAAGAGAAGTGATACCATTTATGATTGAGCAGTTTTTTCAAGTCTTTGGTGAAGATTTTTACAATAGGTCAAAAGAAATAGGGTTTACACTTGAGGAGGTAGTAACTTTTGCCTCCCTTATTGAGAAAGAGGCTGTATGTGATTCTGAGAAGCCTATAATATCAGGAGTCTACCATAAGCGGCTTAAGCATAAATGGCCACTCCAGTGTGATGCTACTATTCAATACATTTTACCTGAACGAAAGCCGCGTCTTACTTACTCTGACCTTTCCATCCATTCCTTATATAACACTTATATTTATCAAGGTTTACCTCCCGGTCCTATATGTTCACCTGGGGAGAGTTCTATCAGAGCTGCATTATGGCCGGATGAGACTGATTATTTATACTTTGTTGCACGTGGTGATGGCACACATATATTTTCGAAAACCTTGAAAGAGCATCAAATTGCAAAAGAGAAAGTTAGAGAGAAACAAGAAATGACGAAATCCAAATGACGAATGACGAAAAATGACAGTCTCAAAGAGCGAGATTGCTTCGCTATCGCTCGCAATGACATTTACGGAGTGAAGCATCTAATGTGTAGAACTTTAAGCTGGCTTGTAATTTTTACTTTCTATTTCATACTTCCCACTTTCATTTATGCTGAAATAATTGTAGAGCTTAAAGTAGAGGGGATAGAAAATGTAGCCCCTGGTCTTGTAATTTCAACATCAGGTTTAGAAATAGGGGATGAGTTAACTGTGGAGAGTGTAAGGAATGCTGTCAAGCAAATTTATAGGACACAGTTGTTTAAAGATGTTGAGATACAGTACGAAAAAGAGGGTGGTGGGGTAAAGCTTACTATATTGGTCAAGGAATACCCACGTATATCTAAGATTGGGTTCAAATGGAATAAAAAATTTAAGGATAAGAAGCTACTTGAACTATGTGGCTTAAAAGAGGGTGACATTGGAGTTGAGACATCAATTTTTAATGGAGCAGTAAAGATACGCAAGGCTTATAAGAAGGATGGTTATTATTTGGCAGAAGTTAAACCTGTTACAGAAGAGGTCAATAAAGAGCTCAAGGTGGAATACCTAATTACAGAGGGTAAGCGTGTTAAGATTCGCTCAATTGAAATTATTGGTAATCGTGCTTTTAAAGATGACGAACTTGAAAAGAGGCTAAAAAATAGAGAAAAGAGATGGTACAGGTCAGGTAATTTTAGTGGAGAAGAATTTGAAAATGACCCAGATAAGATTGTTGAGTTTTATCGGAATCATGGGTATCCGAACTGTAAAGTTGTGGATGTGAATATAGTGCCTGATGAAAATAAAGAATGGGTTAGAATATACATTAAGATTGATGAAGGTAGTAAGCTATTTTTGGGTAATGTAGGTTTTGATGGTAATAAAGTTATAGATACAAGAGATTTAATTAAAGAAGTGAAGTTTAAAAGGCTCTCCCTTTATTCAAGTAATGCCTTATCAAAGACATTAGAAGGTATCTATAGTCTTTATGGGAATCGTGGCTACATATATGCAATCGTTGACCCTGTAGAAGAGTTAAGTGACAGTGTTGTAGATATAACTTATAAAATCAAAGAAGGCAAACCGGCAAGGATACATAAGATTATAATTGAAAATAATACAAAAACACACGAAAAAGTTATACGACGCGAACTCACAATATTTCCCGGTGATATACTGTCTCGTAAAGAATTAATAAATTCACAGCGTAAGGTGTTTAATTTAGGGTTCTTCAAGAACATAACCCTTGATACAAAGCCTGCCTCGCCAAGTCAAGGTGGGCAAGCCAATGAGCAAGGGGATATAGACCTTATAATTAAAGTAGAAGAGAAACCAGCAGGCCAAGCCTCTCTTGGTGCCAGTTATTATCCGAAGCATGGCCTTGTGGGTAATCTTGGTTTATCTACTCCTAATTTTAGAGGTATGGGTGAGCTATTATACATCAACTTACAGAAAGGTGAAAAGTTACAGACTCTTGAAGCAGGTTACAACAGGCCATGGCTATTTGATACACCTATGAGTGTAGGGTTAGACGCATTTCATACTTTTGAGAAGCGCCCGTTATATAAAACACAGAGAACAGGTGGCAATGTTAAGGTTGGTAGGCCTATACCAAGACTTACATTCACAAAAGGGTACATTTCGTATAAACTTGAGCGTGTGAAAGCATCAGCTGATGATACTGCTTCGTTAAGTTCTTATATAAAAGAGAGCCTTGGCGACCGTATTAGGAGTGTAGCTACATTTGAAGTTGTAAGAGACTCGCGTGATAATTTCCTTAATCCGACAACAGGGACACGTAATGATGCAGAAATTGAACTCTCAGGCGGTCCTTTAGGTGGTAGTGTAGATTACCATAAGGAGATATTTGAAACTTCTACTTATCACAAACTTTTTTGGCGTTTTGTGCTTGGCTTAAGGGGTAAGTTTGGCGCTATAGATGGATACAGAACACCGGCTGATGTCCCTTTATATGAGCGGTTTATACTTGGTGGTATAGGAGAATGGGGGCTAAGAGGGTACAGGGACTGGTCAATAGGACCTGAAAGGGATGGTGAAGTAATAGGTGGCAGATTTGCATCCTTGTTCACAATTGAGACTAAAATTTCTTTTGAAGAAAATCTTTATCCACTTGTATTTTTAGATGCCGGTAATACATGGGAATGTTTCAAAGAGGCTAATTTTCAGGACCTAAAGCGGGGGGTGGGGGTTGGGTTTAGGATAGAGATACCAATGATGGGACTGGTAGGGTTTGATTTTGGCTATGGTATAGATAAGAAACCAAGAGGATGGGAGTTCCATTTGCAGATGGGGAAGCTGTTTTAAAAACATTGATGAATACAGATAATCCTAAACTAAATTTTTTCATTTTTCATTTTTTATTTTTCATTTTGTTATCCGGTTGTGGCAAGAAGGAGCCGATTGGGTATGAGATTGTGAAACCGAGGGAGGGTGAAATTAGACAAGCGCGGGGTTTCGTGGTTAGGTGGAATAATTATTCAGAGTTTGCATCTATGAGTAGAGCTACAGAGTTATTTGCGGGAGAGGAGTGTGACTTTAAGGCGATGGCTTTCATTTGCTTTGAATTTGATACTACTCTTTTACCTGATTCACTTTGGCTACTTGGAGTGAATTCTGGTAAAGTGAAAGTTTGTAAAGTCACAGGATTATGGAACCCGGACTCTATAAATTGGAGTCATATTCCGGATACAGGTGAGATATTTGATACTGTTGAAATTAAAGAAGGTGATACCTGTTTGGTTTACATACAGGATTCAGTACCGGATTCAGTATTCTCTATTGGCTTCTTACCATATATTGGGATGGCAAGCTTTAAACCACTACGACTGTCAGTAAAGGAGGATACAAATTTCTATTCTCCAAGTAAGAAAGTGTACATTGATACAAGTTATTTTACACAAGATTTGCCAATGATTGAGACAGGTGCTTATACTACACAATGTACACTTTGGTTTAGTTTGGAGATACCAGTGTTTCTCAAGGAGACCACTTATATTCCAATTGACTCTTTTTTAGGTGATACTGTGTTTCCATGCACTTTGGTTGTAGGTGATTCTTTTATTACTGATACTTCTGTGATTAATTACATCCTTAACTTTAAATCTGCTACCGTAAATGATGCGTCATTTTATATTCCTATAGATACAACTAATTCTTACAAATGGGATATAGGGATTTATGCTGGCTGTAGAGGTGTGTATTCATCAAGTTCTCACCCAAAAGGTGACACACTTAGTTTATCAATTGAGAGAATAGTAGATAGGTGGTTTAAAGAAGGCGACTGCTGGCTTGTTTTGAAAGGTGATGCACAGAAGATTGGACGTGTTGTGTTTGATATAGAGGGTGCTCAGCTTTCTATAACTTATATACTACCACCTAAAAGAAGGGAATGAATAAACTTAAAATGCAAAACTCAAACCTACAGCTCAAAATGCAAAATTATAAACCACAAGATTTACACGAGATTAACACCAGATTGATTTTTTCTCTTGTGAAAATTTGTGTAATCTGTGGTTTCTTATTGCTTGGTTCGGCTTATTGTTATTCACTCTTCTCTGGCGGTGGATTAGGTGAGCCAGTAGAGGTGCAGAATGCGGCTTACATTGGGATGGGAGGGATACAAAAGTTTAAACTGCCGAGTCAATTAACATTTGAGTTCTCTATGGTATTGGAAATTGTAGATGAGGATGGTAAGGCTACGAACTTTGATTTCACACTCCCATATGTGAGATATGTGCTACCCTTGCCTAAAGAGGTAGCACCTCAAGGTATGGGAATAGACATTGGTCTAAATGAAGTATTAAATTTAAATTTTGACATCCATAGTCCATGGGAAGAGTTGTATGGTGACTCAGTTCAACGCCGTGTTAAAAGTAGAGGCAGTGCAAGTATAGGGAAGATAGGAATTGGCAAGAACTTCAGCTCTATCGCAGTTGAACTTGGTGGCTTTGTAGTTTTTGGGTCAGCTCAAGAGGAGTGGGTTACAGACTTTAAGACTATGCATGATGCATATGATACGCTGAGATTAAAATTTTTTGGTCCCGGGTATTTGGCATCTATAGGATTGGATTTTTGGAAATTTGGCTTAAGTGCAAGCTATCTATCACATGCTAAACTTACTTCTAATACCAACCTTCCGTCAAGAGTTGTTGCATCGATAAGTTATACTCCTATTGAAAAAGCTACAGTCGAAATAGGGGTTACAAGTTGGCAGTGGAGTAGTCCATTTAAGCCAATGAATAGAGTATCAGTGGGGGGTAAGTATGAAATTAGTCCATTGATATTACGGTGTGGTTTTTACACTAACAACTGGTATTATGGAGATATAAAAGAACGGGTTGGTGCATTAGGCTTGGGTATTCCACTTAAATCACTTTGTACGATTGATTTGAGCTTTGAGTTTGGTAAAAGGTGGAACCCTATCCTTGAAGAGAGGATTTACAGGGCTTGTATAACCTTACAGGGAAAAGAATCATTGATGTAGACAGAAATGTATGGGCGGGGTAACCCCGCCCCTACGAAGTGATTTTTTACCTTGACTTGGTAAATAAGTTGAGTATAATTTTATCATTGATGTAGCGCCCGATTTATCGGATTCAGTCTACCTCAATGATAAAGGGATAAAAGTAGCAGTTATAGAAAAACCTATAAAGCTCAGTGGTTCTGTAGGAGAGGAGGATGTTGTAGCAATCTTTGACTCTGGCTCCACATATTCTTGCATTAAGTTAGAATTGGCAAAGAGACTTGGGATAGTAGAACCTCTTCCTAAGCCTAAGGAGTTGGGCACAGATGGAAAAGGGAGAAAAGTAACCACAAAGAAGGCGGTAAGACTTGATTTCGATCTCAACGGGTACACATTCAGTGATGAGTTTATGATTGTTCCAAAGCTTTCCGACCCTGTAATCATCTCGGAGCTAAGACACTGCAGGCGTGGAGAATGAAGCTCAATTTTGAGACAGAGGAGGTAATTATTGACCCAAGGGTGACAAAACTTAGGCTTTTGTAAATGGGATAAGTTAGGGAGGATAAGATGAAGAAGTATATTTTGGCTTTTATACTTTTGCTGTTAACTATTTTTGCACTTGCCTCGCCGAGTCAAGGCGGGGAGGCTAAAATTGGATACATTGACTCTAAGCGTATTTTTGACGAATACAAAGGTAAGGATGAGCTTGCCCAAAAGATGCAAAAAGAACTTGATAGCTGGCAAAATGAAGCGATAAAGAGAAAGCAGGAAGTCCAAAACCTTATAAAGGAGTTTGATTCTCAGTTTCTTATGTTATCAGAAGAAGCAAGGGAGAGGAAGCGTAGAGTTATAGAACAAAAGCAAAGAGAGTATGAAGATTTTGTTCAAAGGATATGGGGACCTGATGGTGAGGCTCAAAAGCAGAACGAAAAGATTATGAAGCCATTTATTGACAAGGTGAACTCAATATTACGAAAGATAGGTGAGGATGGTGATTATGCGATAATATTTGATGTTGCAAGTACTGGTGTTGTGTATGCAAAAGAAGGTATGGATTTATCGTCTCAGGTGATTGCTGAATTGAACCAAGAATATGCACCTACTGTGGCAGCAAAAGAGAAGGCTAATTTTTGCGTATTTAAGTTTAAAGAGCTAACAGCTGAAGCCAGAGATTATGGACACGGAACACAAGTGGCTCAGGTCTTGAAGGCAGGTTTAATTAAGACTGGTAAGTTTGAGGAGTCTAAGAAGCTACCCGATGCTTTGCGTGAAGCAAACATAGGTAAAAAGGAGGAAGATTTTACGCAGGAGGAGGCGGCAAGGGTTGGTAAATTAGCTATGGCAAAATTGGTAGTAATTGGTGAAGTGACGAGAGTAGGTGATAAAGTTGATATTACCTGTAAAGTTGTAAACCCAAACACAAGTGAAATAATAGCGCAAGAAATTGGGAGTAGTGTGAGTGGTGAGAGGGAAGATATTATAAATATGGTAGGTGAAGTACTGTCTAAGTTAGTTCCCAAAATATCATTGATGTAGACAGAAATGTAGGGGCGGGGTAACCCCGCCCCTACAATGCTATGAAATTAGCAGAGATTGCAAAACTTGTTACCGGTAAATTAAATGGTGACCCAGAGCTTGAAGTTAGTAGAATTGCAAGAATTGAGGAAGCTGAATCTGGTGATATAACTTGGTTCTCACATCCAAGGTATCGCAAATGGCTTAATAAAACACATGCCTCTTGTATAATTGTACCTAAAGGGATGAGTGGGGCATCAATTTCTACAATAGAACTAGAGAATCCATCTCTTGCAATTGCTAAGCTTTTACAAGAATTTTATCCTAAACCTATTCCACAAAAAGGTATAAGTAAACTTGTCCAAATTGATGCAACTGCTAAAATTGGTAAAGGAGTGAGTATAGGGGCATTTGTTTATATAGGTAAAGACTCTGTTGTTGGCAATAGGGTTACTATTTTCCCGCATGTATATATTGGTGACAATGTCGCAATTGGGGATGATACCCATATCTATCCAAATGTGACAATTGAGGACAATGTAGTTATTGGGAACAGGGTAATAATTTATTCAGGTGCTGTAATTGGGAGCGACGGTTTTGCTTATACGCGAGTGAAAGGGAAGCATGAGCGAATTCCTCATTGTGGTGGTGTTATCTTAGAGGATGATGTTGAGATAGGTGCATTATCAACTGTGGACAGGGCTGTTATTGGAAATACAATAATCAAAAAAGGGACAAAAATTGATAATTTAGTCCATATCGCACATAATGTTGTGATTGGTGAGCACTCTATAATTGTAGCACAAGTTGGGATTGCAGGTAGTACTCGGATTGGTAAAAATGTGACAATTGCGGGGCAGGCTGGTCTTACTGACCATTTAATAATTGGCGATAATGTAGTTATAGGAGCACAGGCAGGGGTGACAAAAGATGTCAGAAATGGGATGACTGTATCCGGCTATCCTGCCAGACCACATTTAGCGTCAAAAAAAGCGTACGGGTTATTGATAAAGCTACCGGAGTTATTTAAAAGAGTTAGAAGACTTGAACGAGGTCATTGATGTAAACAGAAATGTAGGGGCGGGGTTACCCTTGTCCCTACAATGATTATAATGCAGGCTACGATAAAAGAAACATTTTCAATAAAGGGGATTGGGGTTCATACAGGTACTTATGCTAAAGTAACTATAAAACCGGCTCCTGTTGGAAATGGTATAACTTTTAATCACTCTAATGTGATTATACCGGCAATAGTTGATAGAGTCAACAACACTGGGCATGGGGTGAGTTTAAAATTTGGGAGTTATGAGATAAGGACATGTGAGCATTTGTTATCTGCACTTTATGGGTCAGGTATAGACAATGCGATATGCGAGCTTGATGAGGTAGAACTGCCTGCACTTGATGGTAGTAGCTTAGAATTTGCGAAGCTTATAAGAGAAAAAGGAATAAAAAGCCAAAATGTGGAAGAGAAAAAGATCGAAATAAAGGAGCCTATATTACTAACTAAGGGAGACGCAGGTATATTTGCGATACCATACAAAGGATTTAGAGTCTCATTTATAATAGATTATCCGTATCAAGGGATTAGGACTCAGTATTGTAGTTTTGATATAACACCAGAAGTTTATTTTAATGAGATTGCACCTGCGCGTACTTATACATTTATGGGCTGGAT is a window of bacterium DNA encoding:
- a CDS encoding helix-hairpin-helix domain-containing protein, translated to MILLILRCYLLLLIGQEFDAPAVSDPLIEELQSLESHPIDINKAKKEDFLKIYWVSPGLAESIIKTRKEVGSFDKIEDLRKVQGVTDELLECIRPYITVKLQRQQILEVRPQIELRSRVQQTFPKVKGNWPGSPIKSYQRLKLSSKNISGFALLEKDPYEASYSDFATYGIMVQALPMAQKIILGDYRLEFGEGLLFGFPPIVTFKQQGVIKGKERGLQLYTITGENTYLHGVAVESKSYRGIKNFVILSNTKIDNGGGVSQYAPTIYDYEGDHSTESGEAKKDRVREWLIGTRFEYHGPIKLGLTWYKNTHFLNPEEVRPQGTKIGTHSLWSVSSSTSLAGFEVLPLNWFSEFGWCDKSWATVLGTEYGKEKLRLGTLFRYYPPDFPVFHSAPFSDSYKLAEKGNYLYGAYQISKYTKLTGYTDYCTRYSTELPTLHAEHSIELQHKFTPHFWLTSRYSFKKVEVSPRGESECKWFRLQADIEAAKLNMRVRLDRGYEAGSQEVRPQGELLYGDIGVKFSKYLSFTTRLILFDSELDKFGLYEYEQDLPGLMTNQFISDKGTRLYLLLKNRIASSYTVTVKYAITSKIAKPVTQKYGIQFDLEH
- a CDS encoding lysophospholipid acyltransferase family protein, giving the protein MKHQNSKPVFYYIVRLATRIVLIIFCSLKIRRVENVLGKGAYIIVSNHISVIDGLVLIASFKEKITFLVASYLFEKPVVGAFLSRIGCIPVDSVQAIKALKKALSMLKNGKVIGIFPEGGVRLTKEMQEVKRGALFLTHTAKVPIIPVGIQETNQGTAEQITELIKHLRS
- the mltG gene encoding endolytic transglycosylase MltG; its protein translation is MLFLLVFFTFTVQGDTSPKRFLYGVNVEHGENLTQVAEKLYAQGIIEHKFWFKVWAKVTNQDRNIKAGYYIFKKPTPIREALRTLVEGRNAGIRVTIPEGATLREIAWLFRRYGGVNKEEFIRLAHDTSYIRSFGIQASSLEGYLFPKTYFIPYGTNPREVIPFMIEQFFQVFGEDFYNRSKEIGFTLEEVVTFASLIEKEAVCDSEKPIISGVYHKRLKHKWPLQCDATIQYILPERKPRLTYSDLSIHSLYNTYIYQGLPPGPICSPGESSIRAALWPDETDYLYFVARGDGTHIFSKTLKEHQIAKEKVREKQEMTKSK
- the bamA gene encoding outer membrane protein assembly factor BamA; protein product: MCRTLSWLVIFTFYFILPTFIYAEIIVELKVEGIENVAPGLVISTSGLEIGDELTVESVRNAVKQIYRTQLFKDVEIQYEKEGGGVKLTILVKEYPRISKIGFKWNKKFKDKKLLELCGLKEGDIGVETSIFNGAVKIRKAYKKDGYYLAEVKPVTEEVNKELKVEYLITEGKRVKIRSIEIIGNRAFKDDELEKRLKNREKRWYRSGNFSGEEFENDPDKIVEFYRNHGYPNCKVVDVNIVPDENKEWVRIYIKIDEGSKLFLGNVGFDGNKVIDTRDLIKEVKFKRLSLYSSNALSKTLEGIYSLYGNRGYIYAIVDPVEELSDSVVDITYKIKEGKPARIHKIIIENNTKTHEKVIRRELTIFPGDILSRKELINSQRKVFNLGFFKNITLDTKPASPSQGGQANEQGDIDLIIKVEEKPAGQASLGASYYPKHGLVGNLGLSTPNFRGMGELLYINLQKGEKLQTLEAGYNRPWLFDTPMSVGLDAFHTFEKRPLYKTQRTGGNVKVGRPIPRLTFTKGYISYKLERVKASADDTASLSSYIKESLGDRIRSVATFEVVRDSRDNFLNPTTGTRNDAEIELSGGPLGGSVDYHKEIFETSTYHKLFWRFVLGLRGKFGAIDGYRTPADVPLYERFILGGIGEWGLRGYRDWSIGPERDGEVIGGRFASLFTIETKISFEENLYPLVFLDAGNTWECFKEANFQDLKRGVGVGFRIEIPMMGLVGFDFGYGIDKKPRGWEFHLQMGKLF
- a CDS encoding OmpH family outer membrane protein, whose amino-acid sequence is MKKYILAFILLLLTIFALASPSQGGEAKIGYIDSKRIFDEYKGKDELAQKMQKELDSWQNEAIKRKQEVQNLIKEFDSQFLMLSEEARERKRRVIEQKQREYEDFVQRIWGPDGEAQKQNEKIMKPFIDKVNSILRKIGEDGDYAIIFDVASTGVVYAKEGMDLSSQVIAELNQEYAPTVAAKEKANFCVFKFKELTAEARDYGHGTQVAQVLKAGLIKTGKFEESKKLPDALREANIGKKEEDFTQEEAARVGKLAMAKLVVIGEVTRVGDKVDITCKVVNPNTSEIIAQEIGSSVSGEREDIINMVGEVLSKLVPKISLM
- the lpxD gene encoding UDP-3-O-(3-hydroxymyristoyl)glucosamine N-acyltransferase, giving the protein MKLAEIAKLVTGKLNGDPELEVSRIARIEEAESGDITWFSHPRYRKWLNKTHASCIIVPKGMSGASISTIELENPSLAIAKLLQEFYPKPIPQKGISKLVQIDATAKIGKGVSIGAFVYIGKDSVVGNRVTIFPHVYIGDNVAIGDDTHIYPNVTIEDNVVIGNRVIIYSGAVIGSDGFAYTRVKGKHERIPHCGGVILEDDVEIGALSTVDRAVIGNTIIKKGTKIDNLVHIAHNVVIGEHSIIVAQVGIAGSTRIGKNVTIAGQAGLTDHLIIGDNVVIGAQAGVTKDVRNGMTVSGYPARPHLASKKAYGLLIKLPELFKRVRRLERGH
- the lpxC gene encoding UDP-3-O-acyl-N-acetylglucosamine deacetylase; the protein is MIIMQATIKETFSIKGIGVHTGTYAKVTIKPAPVGNGITFNHSNVIIPAIVDRVNNTGHGVSLKFGSYEIRTCEHLLSALYGSGIDNAICELDEVELPALDGSSLEFAKLIREKGIKSQNVEEKKIEIKEPILLTKGDAGIFAIPYKGFRVSFIIDYPYQGIRTQYCSFDITPEVYFNEIAPARTYTFMGWIGELREKGLIKGGSLENAIVIDENGPLNPLRFSDEPVRHKILDLIGDLALLGARLKGWVFGIKSGHALNIELVRRILRIRRLKYGI